In one window of Patescibacteria group bacterium DNA:
- a CDS encoding glycosyltransferase encodes MKITLVCKYFYPSKRVSGLSDFAYTLAESLAKKAEISVISAKKTEHEPNQILKSGFKIFKTTGNFPRSSAKIINKINPDLVWILSGVHNPNITPWYFLPIKLKTKAPVIIQQGTHFTHRLLPLTKKVWQQYDAIYATHPQITKTLNNKGLKAQTLTPGLNLNHPPGQKELDFSQIKIGYFSHLTPLKGIGLLIQTFKELNMPKVQLIIAGDGPLKDEVKSAVKSNKNIKFLGYLKKEKLLEELKKCHFVVLPYKSAKTVLGFSNIALEAMANAIPVIASNTAAFSSLIKNQKNGLLYKDEKGLKRQIQFLAKNPSQIKKLGIAARKTIQDNFDMKKLILGYLTAVENNLQKKQKIQNYYDDYSHSYDQERTGKYYSVINDLEFETIQPFLKAKKSLEIGCGTGIILKMADQKTKQAFGIDLSPGMVAVSKRKKLKAQTGSATQIPFPNQTFDISYSFKVLAHVPEIKKAILEISRVTKNGGYVVLEFYNPYSLKFVTNFIQHFMVRDNVYIRYDSLKKIKSYLPKNVKIEKVRGIRIITPFNFFFRVPVLAPIYRFLEKKLADSLLKYFGSYFVVTMKKAAK; translated from the coding sequence AGCTGAATCCTTGGCTAAAAAAGCGGAAATTTCTGTCATTTCCGCCAAAAAAACCGAGCATGAACCAAACCAGATTTTGAAATCTGGTTTTAAAATCTTTAAAACTACTGGTAATTTCCCGAGATCTTCTGCCAAAATTATTAATAAAATTAATCCAGATTTGGTCTGGATTTTATCCGGCGTTCACAATCCAAATATTACTCCTTGGTATTTTTTGCCCATTAAATTAAAAACTAAGGCCCCAGTTATTATTCAACAAGGAACTCATTTTACTCATCGGCTTTTACCTTTAACCAAAAAGGTTTGGCAACAATACGACGCCATATATGCGACTCACCCACAAATTACTAAAACTTTAAACAATAAAGGCTTAAAAGCTCAAACTCTGACCCCAGGATTAAATTTAAATCACCCCCCAGGACAAAAAGAGCTAGATTTTTCGCAAATTAAAATCGGCTACTTTTCCCACCTTACTCCGCTCAAAGGCATAGGTTTGCTGATTCAAACCTTTAAAGAATTAAATATGCCCAAAGTTCAACTCATTATAGCCGGAGATGGTCCCTTAAAAGACGAGGTAAAATCTGCGGTAAAATCAAATAAAAATATTAAATTTTTAGGCTATTTAAAAAAAGAAAAACTACTCGAGGAATTAAAAAAATGTCATTTTGTGGTTCTGCCTTATAAATCTGCCAAAACCGTGCTCGGTTTTTCCAATATTGCCTTAGAAGCCATGGCTAATGCCATCCCGGTAATCGCCTCAAATACCGCCGCTTTTTCCAGCCTTATCAAAAATCAAAAAAATGGTTTACTCTATAAAGACGAAAAAGGCCTAAAAAGACAGATTCAATTTTTAGCTAAAAATCCCAGCCAAATCAAAAAACTAGGAATCGCGGCTCGAAAAACGATTCAAGATAATTTTGATATGAAAAAGCTAATTTTAGGATATTTAACAGCCGTTGAAAATAATCTACAAAAAAAGCAAAAAATCCAAAATTATTACGATGATTATTCTCACAGCTATGACCAAGAACGAACCGGTAAATATTATTCCGTGATTAATGATTTAGAATTTGAAACCATCCAGCCTTTTCTAAAAGCTAAAAAGAGTTTAGAAATCGGCTGTGGGACCGGGATTATCCTCAAAATGGCGGATCAAAAAACCAAACAGGCTTTTGGCATCGATTTATCACCTGGCATGGTGGCTGTTTCTAAACGCAAAAAACTCAAAGCTCAAACAGGTTCAGCCACCCAAATTCCATTTCCTAACCAAACATTTGATATCAGCTATTCTTTTAAGGTTTTAGCCCATGTTCCAGAAATAAAAAAAGCGATCTTGGAAATCAGCCGAGTCACTAAAAATGGCGGTTATGTGGTTTTAGAATTTTATAATCCTTATAGTCTTAAATTTGTGACTAATTTTATTCAACATTTTATGGTTCGCGACAATGTTTACATTCGCTACGACAGCTTGAAAAAAATCAAATCATATTTGCCCAAAAATGTTAAAATAGAAAAGGTTCGCGGCATTAGAATTATCACGCCTTTTAATTTTTTCTTCCGCGTCCCAGTCTTAGCGCCAATTTACCGATTTCTAGAAAAAAAACTGGCTGATTCACTATTAAAATATTTTGGCAGTTATTTTGTGGTGACGATGAAAAAGGCGGCCAAATGA